In Xenorhabdus nematophila ATCC 19061, one DNA window encodes the following:
- the udk gene encoding uridine kinase, translating into MADEAHKCTIVGISGASASGKSLIANTLYRELRAQVGDHNIGVITEDCYYKDQTNTPMEERYKVNYDHPSSMDHNLLFEHLQALKAGKSIELPQYDYVEHTRKSESIHFEPKRVIILEGILLLTDKRLRQELDFSIFVDTPLDICLMRRIKRDVNERGRSLDSVIEQYKKTVRPMFLQFIEPSKQYADIIVPRGGKNRVAIDILKAKIGQFYE; encoded by the coding sequence ATGGCTGATGAAGCACATAAGTGTACAATTGTAGGTATTTCAGGTGCCTCTGCCTCAGGCAAAAGCCTTATTGCCAACACTCTTTATAGAGAATTACGCGCTCAGGTAGGTGATCACAATATCGGCGTCATCACGGAAGATTGCTATTACAAAGATCAAACCAACACTCCGATGGAAGAACGCTATAAAGTTAATTACGATCACCCAAGTTCAATGGATCACAATTTGTTATTTGAACATCTTCAGGCATTGAAAGCCGGAAAATCCATTGAATTACCGCAATACGACTACGTTGAACACACCCGCAAATCCGAATCTATCCATTTTGAGCCAAAAAGAGTCATTATCCTTGAAGGTATTCTACTATTAACGGATAAGCGTTTGCGCCAAGAGCTGGATTTCTCCATTTTTGTTGATACACCGCTGGATATCTGCCTGATGCGCCGCATTAAGCGCGATGTGAATGAACGGGGACGTTCTCTGGATTCTGTCATAGAACAATATAAGAAAACCGTGCGACCCATGTTCCTGCAATTTATCGAGCCATCAAAGCAATATGCCGATATTATTGTTCCTCGTGGCGGGAAAAACCGTGTGGCTATTGACATCTTAAAAGCTAAGATTGGTCAATTTTACGAATAA
- the dcd gene encoding dCTP deaminase, translated as MRLCDRDIIKWLDEGKLVITPRPPVERINGATADVCLGNQFRVFRGHTAAYIDLSGPKAEVNAALDRVMSDEITLPDGEAFFLHPGELALAVTLESVTLPDNLVGWLDGRSSLARLGLMVHVTAHRIDPGWQGQIVLEFYNSGKLPLALRPGMVIGALSFEPLSGAAERPYNRRQDAKYKNQQGAVGSRISED; from the coding sequence ATGCGACTCTGCGACCGTGACATTATTAAATGGCTGGATGAAGGTAAACTGGTGATTACTCCACGTCCCCCTGTGGAACGTATTAATGGGGCAACTGCTGATGTATGCCTCGGGAATCAGTTTCGCGTTTTTCGTGGTCATACAGCAGCTTATATCGACCTGAGTGGCCCTAAGGCTGAAGTCAACGCAGCACTTGATCGTGTCATGAGTGATGAAATCACCTTGCCTGATGGGGAAGCATTCTTCCTTCATCCTGGTGAATTGGCTTTGGCGGTGACACTGGAATCTGTCACCTTGCCTGATAACTTAGTGGGTTGGTTGGATGGGCGTTCGTCTCTGGCACGCCTGGGCCTGATGGTTCATGTTACTGCGCACCGTATTGATCCCGGTTGGCAGGGGCAAATAGTCCTGGAATTCTATAATTCAGGCAAACTGCCTTTGGCTTTACGTCCTGGTATGGTCATCGGCGCATTAAGTTTTGAACCGCTGTCGGGAGCGGCTGAACGGCCTTATAACCGACGCCAGGATGCTAAATATAAAAATCAGCAAGGAGCCGTAGGTAGCCGAATCAGTGAGGATTGA
- the asmA gene encoding outer membrane assembly protein AsmA — MKRLLTTLVILLVVIVVGLMALVMLVNPNDFRDYIVKQVQKKSGYHLVLQDELRWHVWPKLSILTGQISLTAQNAKQPAVVAENMRLDVELFPLLSHQLSVKEVMLKGAVLRVTPDSQPQKRLEAPVAPESGFHYPMVASNQPWKLDISKIRVVDSLLIWQTSNHSQFNARDINLLLNRSDKDHINLEVSSKINRNQQELAFELNASMDTSDYPQQISADIDSFEYLLQGVGLPSVGIKGAGSAIAKYQARSESVALQKIALTVNEESDLKGDITAVLKDRPQYSINLISSKLNLDNLLGWDNLPKNSPQAKHDYRIENNSLKPVIATSVSPLSNYDLAFLQGFNANLSFSADKFIYQGMDIDNFALKAVNNHGVTDIEKLNGNVFGGYFAFPTTIDATVTPAKLHTKPFLQQIELQPLLTTLALPSVFNGQLNVEGDLVGEGYDEYAISHYWQGNLNLELKNARLDGLNIPQLIQQSFSRVTDQVGQPTNTDSFTEAKNMSVKAYLDRGKVKINELAATSGILNIRGQGTTNLLKQNSDVTLRVQLTDGWGKQNEFVRQLAKLKIPLRVYGNWDNLQYTLNVESLMRDEIQQKAKKSIKDWLERHSSSEDAEVLEDLLNRK, encoded by the coding sequence ATGAAGAGATTGTTGACGACACTCGTTATTTTGTTGGTAGTTATTGTTGTTGGCTTAATGGCGTTGGTCATGCTGGTTAATCCGAATGATTTTCGCGACTATATAGTTAAGCAGGTACAAAAGAAGAGTGGCTACCATCTCGTGTTACAGGATGAGCTGCGTTGGCATGTTTGGCCAAAATTGAGCATTCTGACTGGGCAGATATCACTGACTGCTCAGAATGCTAAACAACCTGCCGTTGTGGCAGAAAACATGCGTTTGGATGTGGAATTATTCCCTCTGTTATCTCATCAACTTTCTGTTAAAGAAGTGATGCTGAAAGGGGCGGTTTTGCGAGTGACTCCGGATAGCCAACCTCAGAAGCGGCTGGAAGCACCTGTAGCGCCTGAAAGTGGTTTTCATTACCCTATGGTTGCGAGCAATCAGCCTTGGAAACTGGATATTTCCAAGATCAGAGTCGTAGATAGTTTACTGATTTGGCAAACCAGCAACCATTCTCAATTTAATGCCCGTGATATCAATTTACTGTTGAATCGCAGTGATAAAGATCATATTAATCTTGAAGTTAGCAGTAAGATCAATAGAAACCAGCAAGAATTGGCATTTGAGCTTAACGCATCAATGGATACTTCGGATTATCCACAGCAGATATCGGCTGATATAGATTCTTTTGAATACCTGTTGCAGGGGGTTGGTTTGCCATCTGTAGGGATCAAAGGAGCGGGTAGTGCCATTGCGAAATATCAGGCGCGATCTGAATCCGTTGCATTGCAAAAAATAGCGTTAACCGTGAATGAAGAGAGTGATCTGAAAGGCGATATTACCGCCGTCTTGAAAGACAGGCCGCAATATTCCATCAATCTGATCTCTTCGAAATTAAATCTGGATAATCTGTTGGGGTGGGATAACTTACCTAAAAACAGCCCACAGGCAAAACATGATTACCGAATCGAAAATAACTCATTAAAGCCGGTCATTGCGACATCAGTATCACCCTTATCCAATTACGATCTTGCATTCTTGCAAGGATTTAATGCAAATCTCTCGTTTTCAGCAGATAAATTTATTTATCAGGGCATGGATATTGATAATTTTGCTTTGAAAGCGGTAAACAATCATGGTGTGACGGACATTGAAAAATTAAACGGCAATGTATTTGGCGGGTATTTTGCCTTTCCGACAACAATTGATGCTACGGTAACACCTGCCAAATTACATACAAAACCATTCTTGCAGCAGATTGAATTGCAGCCTTTATTGACAACATTGGCCTTGCCATCGGTATTTAATGGTCAGCTTAATGTAGAGGGTGATCTGGTTGGTGAGGGTTATGATGAATATGCCATTTCCCATTATTGGCAAGGTAATTTAAATCTTGAACTGAAAAATGCGCGTTTGGATGGACTGAATATTCCCCAGCTTATCCAGCAATCTTTTTCACGAGTGACAGATCAAGTTGGTCAACCTACGAATACAGATAGTTTTACTGAAGCCAAGAATATGTCAGTGAAAGCCTATTTAGATCGCGGTAAAGTTAAAATTAATGAACTTGCTGCAACCTCAGGAATATTAAATATTCGAGGGCAGGGAACAACAAATTTACTGAAGCAGAACAGCGATGTTACATTGCGGGTGCAATTAACTGATGGGTGGGGCAAACAGAACGAATTTGTGCGTCAGTTGGCGAAATTGAAAATCCCTTTGAGGGTTTATGGCAATTGGGATAATTTGCAGTATACGTTGAATGTAGAATCGCTAATGCGTGATGAAATACAGCAAAAAGCCAAAAAATCTATCAAAGATTGGCTCGAAAGGCATAGCAGTAGTGAAGATGCTGAAGTACTAGAGGATCTGCTAAATAGAAAGTAG
- the apbC gene encoding iron-sulfur cluster carrier protein ApbC: MNSQSPEQTNPDLLKEHVAKILATFKHPTLERDLMALKALHHCTILDGVLHLEFIMPFVWKRAFEVLKEETTQALQAATGAKSVEWRLNHDISTLRRANNLPGVNGVRNIVAVSSGKGGVGKSSTAVNVALALAQEGAKVGILDADIYGPSIPNMLGTTKERPTSPDGQHMAPIMVHGIATNSIGYLVTDDNAMVWRGPMASKALMQMLQDTLWPDLDYLVIDMPPGTGDIQLTLSQNIPVTGALVVTTPQDIALIDAMKGIVMFQKVNVPVLGIIENMSTHICSHCGHHEPIFGTGGAEKLAEKYSCRLLGQIPLHISLREDLDRGEPTVSRQPDSEFADIYREIAANIAAQMYWKGETIPTEISFRAV, from the coding sequence ATGAACTCACAATCCCCCGAGCAGACCAATCCTGACCTGCTGAAAGAACACGTTGCGAAAATATTGGCAACATTCAAACATCCAACATTAGAGCGGGATTTGATGGCTCTGAAAGCGTTGCATCATTGCACTATATTGGATGGAGTACTGCATCTTGAATTTATCATGCCGTTTGTCTGGAAACGTGCCTTTGAAGTATTGAAAGAAGAAACAACCCAAGCTTTACAAGCCGCTACGGGAGCAAAATCGGTTGAATGGCGGCTGAACCACGATATCAGTACATTGCGTCGTGCTAATAACCTGCCGGGTGTTAATGGTGTTCGTAATATCGTCGCGGTAAGTTCAGGAAAAGGCGGTGTCGGTAAATCCAGTACAGCTGTTAATGTAGCTCTGGCGCTGGCACAGGAAGGGGCAAAAGTGGGGATTCTGGATGCAGATATCTATGGTCCATCCATTCCCAATATGCTCGGTACAACTAAAGAGCGCCCGACTTCCCCGGATGGTCAGCACATGGCTCCCATTATGGTGCACGGCATAGCGACCAACTCCATTGGCTACCTTGTTACCGATGATAACGCTATGGTCTGGCGTGGCCCGATGGCGAGTAAAGCCTTAATGCAGATGTTGCAAGATACATTGTGGCCGGATTTAGATTATCTGGTGATAGATATGCCGCCGGGAACCGGTGATATTCAGTTAACGTTATCCCAGAACATTCCGGTGACAGGGGCATTGGTTGTCACAACTCCGCAGGATATTGCCTTGATCGATGCGATGAAAGGCATCGTTATGTTCCAGAAAGTCAATGTGCCCGTGTTGGGCATTATTGAGAATATGAGTACGCATATTTGCAGTCACTGTGGTCACCATGAGCCGATTTTCGGTACGGGCGGGGCCGAAAAACTGGCAGAAAAATACAGTTGCCGGTTATTAGGGCAGATCCCGCTACATATCTCATTGCGTGAAGATCTTGATCGTGGTGAACCGACAGTAAGTCGTCAGCCTGACAGTGAGTTTGCGGATATCTACCGTGAAATTGCGGCCAATATTGCGGCTCAGATGTATTGGAAAGGCGAAACGATCCCGACGGAAATTTCCTTCCGCGCAGTTTGA